The window TGGGACAGAATGCTAATACCCCTAACCAACCGTTACAGCGGCTTAGCCGCGATCAGATTGCCACCACCGGCGACCTTTTAGCCCTCAAAAACGAGCTAATCGATGAGATTAAAAATCTACTAAAGGGTAGGCAGAATTCATCGCAAAAGCCCTGGCTAAAATCAGCAGATGTTCGCAAAATGCTCAACATCTCTGACGGAACGCTCCAAACCCTTCGCATCAACGGTACCATTCCCTACACCA of the Acetobacteroides hydrogenigenes genome contains:
- a CDS encoding helix-turn-helix domain-containing protein; its protein translation is MGQNANTPNQPLQRLSRDQIATTGDLLALKNELIDEIKNLLKGRQNSSQKPWLKSADVRKMLNISDGTLQTLRINGTIPYTKIGGAIYYAYEDIVTLLEENRVHNR